A window of Brachybacterium fresconis contains these coding sequences:
- a CDS encoding DUF6177 family protein, with amino-acid sequence MPAEIHPVADSWPDGLLVYEARHETTVLSAPLRAVIDDARESGRRAVLVTPATSVISWAVAERLREADGMWAVRTLDGRLFNALSGYEAASPAELWDEPTEHAMRLDTFSGPPSGGDAYLSLDVYARERASAGTRFGGLAESLVRSLGAEALESWGQQEPTTRRWDPRGLTSSLRSQMPVTTPHYVSGPYGTVFSTTVARTSKGLLEHTRGMVPIGEFDRQLEAGGAIHLARHPRLETALVELAQSFRPTVAMVSLTQAVRTGGGTGQRAAARWPDQPVAVLIGARAVRDLDLDLDELAQRHDVTHVGSHRAPCALLRLSGPDPMWHQFVAFTHDLDEERLASALAVDFARIREAS; translated from the coding sequence ATGCCGGCCGAGATCCATCCGGTCGCCGATTCCTGGCCGGACGGGCTGCTCGTCTACGAGGCACGGCACGAAACCACCGTTTTGAGCGCTCCTCTGCGCGCCGTCATCGACGATGCGCGGGAGTCCGGTCGCAGGGCGGTCCTCGTGACCCCGGCGACCTCCGTGATCAGCTGGGCCGTCGCGGAGAGGCTGCGGGAGGCCGACGGGATGTGGGCTGTCCGGACTCTGGACGGACGACTGTTCAACGCGCTGTCGGGCTACGAGGCGGCGTCGCCCGCGGAGCTCTGGGACGAACCGACCGAGCATGCGATGCGACTGGACACCTTCAGCGGGCCGCCTTCCGGCGGTGATGCCTACCTCAGCCTAGACGTGTACGCCCGGGAGCGGGCCAGCGCCGGAACCCGCTTCGGCGGCCTCGCGGAGAGCCTCGTGCGGTCCCTGGGCGCTGAGGCTCTGGAGTCGTGGGGTCAGCAGGAGCCGACCACACGTCGATGGGATCCCAGAGGGCTCACGTCCTCACTGCGCTCGCAGATGCCGGTGACGACCCCGCACTATGTCAGCGGGCCCTACGGGACGGTCTTCAGCACCACAGTCGCGAGGACGAGCAAGGGGCTGCTCGAGCACACCCGAGGAATGGTGCCCATCGGGGAGTTCGACCGCCAGCTCGAGGCAGGCGGTGCGATCCATCTCGCCCGCCACCCACGTCTGGAAACAGCACTGGTAGAGCTTGCCCAGTCCTTCCGGCCGACGGTGGCGATGGTCTCCCTTACGCAAGCAGTCAGGACGGGCGGCGGGACAGGCCAGCGCGCGGCGGCGCGTTGGCCCGACCAACCGGTGGCCGTGCTGATCGGCGCGCGGGCCGTGCGCGATCTCGATCTGGACCTCGACGAGCTCGCGCAGCGCCACGATGTCACCCATGTCGGGTCCCACCGGGCACCGTGCGCGCTGCTGCGCCTTTCGGGCCCTGATCCGATGTGGCACCAGTTCGTCGCCTTCACCCACGACCTCGACGAGGAGCGCTTGGCGTCCGCCCTGGCGGTCGACTTCGCGAGGATCCGGGAGGCGAGCTGA
- a CDS encoding endonuclease/exonuclease/phosphatase family protein translates to MIDLFDGGELDQLPTIVTGDYNSPAHDSGAYTTLVTDGPTVDSWDTAAEQLTPAWETCPGYAEAVEGGDRIDWVLTTEDITTHQAAINDYRDPSGAFASDHLPMQALLSLP, encoded by the coding sequence ATGATCGACCTCTTCGACGGCGGGGAGCTCGACCAGCTCCCCACCATCGTCACCGGCGACTACAACTCACCCGCCCATGACTCCGGTGCCTACACGACCCTCGTCACGGACGGCCCCACCGTGGATTCCTGGGATACCGCGGCCGAGCAGCTCACCCCGGCCTGGGAGACCTGCCCCGGCTACGCAGAGGCGGTCGAGGGTGGCGACCGGATCGACTGGGTGCTGACCACGGAAGACATCACCACGCATCAGGCTGCGATCAACGACTACCGCGATCCCAGCGGTGCCTTCGCGTCCGATCACCTGCCGATGCAGGCGCTGCTCTCCCTGCCCTGA
- a CDS encoding EsaB/YukD family protein has protein sequence MQYTRLTFFGSRRTADIVLPDDEPVGGLLPEVLDLLEEPPAVGGAPVLVTTVGQRIDMEGTLASQDIAQGAMMRIVPEDDAPQSPEIADVTDTVGQVREARRDIWTATSTTATAAGAAVILTLYAAGTWSRLDPSVTPWLIAAAALAAALATLAARRDIPGPAAVLAGLAGGTAVAGLLAATDGLPVVLRLSASTGALWLVIGLVRGVGARRPSALAGAVLGLANAAGVGVVTALAPGVDTGVLAVFVAVANVVVLGLLPGVAAAASGLTRYDDLVIGGEPTTRRVVESVVEDAFAALTWSLAAVLPVLALSAHALLTEDDAWSFALGISVSLVALLRMRMFPLMLQKLLVLVTVGPALGSWLASTPELSDPQKVAIALAVASACLVTSLVSPAPVTLARIRRGLSTLELFAVLAVLPSALGALGIFADLFGVFR, from the coding sequence GTGCAGTACACCCGGCTGACATTCTTCGGTTCCCGAAGAACCGCCGACATCGTCCTGCCCGACGATGAGCCCGTCGGCGGGCTCCTGCCCGAGGTCCTTGACCTTCTCGAAGAGCCGCCGGCGGTCGGCGGCGCACCCGTTCTCGTGACCACCGTCGGCCAGCGCATCGACATGGAGGGGACCCTCGCCTCACAGGACATCGCACAGGGGGCGATGATGCGGATCGTCCCGGAGGACGACGCGCCGCAATCCCCCGAGATAGCTGACGTGACCGACACGGTCGGGCAGGTCCGCGAAGCACGCAGGGACATCTGGACAGCGACATCGACCACCGCCACGGCAGCTGGCGCTGCGGTGATCTTGACGCTCTACGCCGCAGGGACCTGGTCGCGGCTCGACCCGTCAGTGACGCCCTGGCTCATCGCTGCCGCGGCATTGGCCGCAGCGCTGGCAACCCTCGCCGCCCGCCGCGATATCCCTGGACCCGCCGCGGTCCTCGCAGGCCTGGCCGGGGGGACTGCGGTCGCCGGGCTCCTCGCTGCGACCGACGGACTCCCGGTCGTCCTGCGGCTCAGTGCCTCAACCGGTGCGCTCTGGTTGGTGATAGGTCTCGTGCGCGGCGTCGGGGCACGACGCCCGTCGGCTCTCGCCGGAGCTGTCCTGGGGCTCGCGAACGCCGCCGGGGTCGGTGTCGTCACGGCGCTCGCACCGGGAGTCGACACGGGGGTTCTGGCGGTGTTCGTCGCCGTCGCGAACGTCGTGGTCCTCGGCCTGCTTCCCGGTGTCGCCGCTGCGGCCAGCGGACTGACCCGGTACGACGACCTCGTCATCGGTGGCGAGCCGACCACCCGGCGCGTCGTGGAGTCGGTGGTCGAGGACGCGTTCGCGGCGCTGACCTGGTCCCTGGCCGCAGTCCTGCCCGTCCTGGCGCTGTCCGCTCACGCGCTGCTGACCGAGGACGACGCATGGAGCTTCGCGCTGGGCATCAGCGTGAGCCTGGTTGCTCTGCTGCGCATGAGGATGTTCCCCCTGATGCTGCAGAAGCTTCTTGTGCTGGTCACGGTCGGCCCAGCCCTAGGATCGTGGCTGGCGTCGACGCCTGAGCTCTCGGACCCGCAGAAGGTCGCGATCGCTCTGGCCGTGGCCAGCGCGTGCTTGGTGACCTCCCTGGTATCGCCCGCCCCGGTTACCCTCGCGCGCATCCGCCGGGGCCTGTCGACCCTCGAGTTGTTCGCCGTGCTCGCGGTGCTGCCTTCGGCGCTCGGTGCACTGGGAATCTTCGCCGACCTGTTCGGAGTTTTTCGATGA
- a CDS encoding IS1634 family transposase, giving the protein MVFLRKVTTASGATAVQIAERKNRRDVVLEHLGSARTEAELAALMSAGRDKIHAGQRALDLDLSQDPQAAVVQSKHSRLLVETLRSAWSTLGFDVVEDEAFFQLVAARLIEPTSMSDSRRVLADVGVQPVHRNTFHAALQRCGEREYRDRIAAKCFKHASTSGDISLVLYDVTTLYFEAPKEDELRKVGFSKERRVDPQIVVGLLVDRNGFPLEIGCFEGNKAETLTIVPIIKQFQARHNLADMVVVADAGMLSMANLNALAEAELKFIVGSRPKKAPGDLANHFHWNGDAFSDGQLIDTVTPRHGSTKTETKRRRKEPVWDAKEHPGHWRAVWSYSRKRAVHDNYTLTQQENRARAVIAGDASVKGTRFIKSTTAGKKLDEESLEKAKQLVGLKGYVTNIPASTMAAPEVLSSYHDLWHVEQSFRMSKTDLQARPMFHHQRDAIEAHLTIVFTALAIARYLQDTTGFSIRKIIQTLRPLQDVTITLARQQITAKPDLTDDARHVLDALTH; this is encoded by the coding sequence ATGGTGTTTCTGCGGAAGGTGACCACGGCGTCTGGTGCGACGGCCGTGCAGATCGCCGAGCGGAAGAACCGTCGGGACGTGGTCCTCGAGCATCTTGGCTCCGCACGCACCGAAGCGGAGCTCGCCGCGTTGATGAGCGCCGGCAGGGACAAGATCCACGCCGGCCAACGGGCTCTTGACCTCGACCTTTCCCAGGATCCACAGGCGGCCGTCGTGCAGTCGAAACATTCTCGCCTGCTGGTGGAGACGCTCCGCTCGGCCTGGTCCACGCTCGGCTTCGATGTCGTCGAGGATGAGGCGTTCTTCCAGCTCGTCGCCGCGAGGCTGATCGAACCGACCTCGATGAGCGATTCCCGCCGCGTCCTGGCCGATGTCGGCGTCCAGCCGGTCCACCGCAACACCTTCCACGCCGCTCTCCAGCGCTGCGGCGAGCGTGAGTACCGCGACCGCATTGCCGCGAAGTGCTTCAAACACGCCTCGACCAGCGGCGACATCTCCCTGGTGCTCTACGACGTCACCACGCTCTACTTCGAAGCCCCGAAGGAAGATGAACTGAGGAAAGTCGGCTTCAGCAAGGAGCGCAGGGTCGATCCCCAGATCGTGGTCGGCCTGCTGGTGGACCGGAACGGGTTCCCGCTGGAGATCGGCTGCTTCGAGGGCAACAAGGCGGAGACCCTCACGATCGTGCCGATCATCAAGCAGTTCCAGGCGCGACACAACCTGGCGGACATGGTCGTCGTCGCGGACGCCGGGATGCTCTCGATGGCGAACCTGAACGCCCTGGCCGAAGCGGAGCTGAAGTTCATCGTCGGCTCACGGCCGAAGAAAGCCCCCGGTGACCTGGCCAATCACTTCCACTGGAACGGGGACGCGTTCAGCGATGGGCAGCTGATCGACACGGTCACCCCGCGGCACGGCTCCACCAAGACCGAGACGAAGCGACGCCGCAAAGAGCCGGTCTGGGACGCGAAGGAGCATCCCGGGCACTGGCGCGCGGTCTGGTCCTACTCCCGCAAACGCGCAGTCCACGACAACTACACCCTCACCCAGCAGGAGAACAGGGCCCGAGCCGTGATCGCCGGCGACGCCTCCGTCAAGGGCACCCGGTTCATCAAATCCACCACGGCCGGCAAGAAGCTGGATGAGGAGTCGCTGGAGAAGGCGAAGCAGCTGGTCGGGCTGAAGGGCTACGTCACCAACATCCCCGCGAGCACCATGGCCGCGCCGGAGGTGCTCTCCAGCTACCACGACCTCTGGCACGTGGAGCAGTCCTTCCGAATGAGCAAGACAGACCTCCAGGCCAGACCCATGTTCCATCATCAGCGCGACGCGATCGAAGCCCACCTCACCATCGTCTTCACCGCGCTGGCGATCGCCCGCTACCTCCAAGACACGACCGGGTTCAGCATCCGAAAGATCATCCAGACCCTCCGCCCGCTGCAGGACGTCACGATCACCCTGGCCAGGCAGCAGATCACCGCGAAGCCCGACCTCACCGACGACGCCCGACACGTCCTCGACGCACTGACACACTAA
- a CDS encoding DUF6507 family protein, translating to MSRWRIDPAGVQRVIDVVSEDNADMHDALGEEQLAACYSGLDWGSSFTSMVPEALNRLMEDQQTNLTTIMNGIDAARLGVANATTAYNNGQEEMIGVFQSKAASAADDGDFSYFDQHGLLG from the coding sequence ATGAGCAGATGGAGGATCGATCCCGCGGGGGTACAGCGGGTGATCGACGTCGTCAGCGAGGACAACGCGGACATGCATGACGCCCTCGGCGAAGAGCAGCTCGCGGCGTGCTACTCGGGGCTTGACTGGGGCAGCTCGTTCACGTCGATGGTCCCGGAGGCGTTGAACCGCCTGATGGAGGACCAACAGACGAACCTGACCACGATCATGAACGGCATCGACGCGGCACGCCTGGGGGTGGCCAATGCGACCACGGCCTACAACAACGGCCAGGAAGAGATGATCGGCGTGTTCCAGTCGAAGGCGGCCAGCGCGGCCGACGATGGCGACTTCAGCTACTTCGACCAGCACGGCCTTCTCGGCTGA
- a CDS encoding DNA/RNA non-specific endonuclease produces MTTPPMGGGAPDPVDPSGLINPDQFVCSWTTLDTSSIEAGASSLRTMGTKVRDEVQGMRMTWSSLPASYEGPEQELVYSLLNDPRDAAEDLKERLNSAAVQLDTYAMVLFDIALDLMDLESEAREFRARAQAGYVEEKQYAVGGNSPNRTKTEEVAWDEHGTAVEKNNTLLARYAGLMERISSAAAYCANSINELQMGTVESAFTPVTADAIMNSSQPMPWGSPVAEDRNCGESVWDGTGNFVKNSAVGVSSMAGFDFDDSTTWGQTMKQSWVGAADFGFSSLVAITPVTYLAYVPGISGTGAGQFMQERHRTARDGVGSIVGWDGAAAEAGGDGWHAWKEDPVAAGTETVLNIGTFFIPVGGAVAGGGKVLSTAGRAGRLAKGARGGKHVKGNAADFVMPAGANITKGSTGVFSKGVETSRGRTGVLEDVELEPSPTPSRPGDGAETDPGADAGPPSSSADGSRAAEPPRGRDETDPGGTGDSGDSAAPGRSAETSAPEGRVDTASGGAESHQGDGRGPENSVDAANRAADPGEQSAAPAGRGASKQWAPPAVEHHVDFEGKVGSRTQFPPKGVELEANTAYEVAGRGTYYTDATGRVTHVVTDYGPSSTPNPDLNHPAPNTTYVVNDKHVFVTDAKSRTVEVHAPHLERAEAPRSGSIQQSVGRSAGPGYDGGHFIQNALGGGRERINIAGMLEELNRSGSRTYRPVAQNYYQIEARLRSAIDGGSEVGESVYLKYGESDTPSRITIQYTIDGEAKRRVFQNVRH; encoded by the coding sequence ATGACGACACCACCGATGGGCGGCGGGGCCCCGGACCCGGTCGACCCCAGCGGATTGATCAACCCGGACCAGTTCGTATGCAGCTGGACGACGCTGGATACCTCATCGATCGAGGCCGGTGCCTCGTCGCTGCGGACGATGGGCACCAAGGTCCGCGATGAGGTCCAGGGGATGCGGATGACCTGGTCGAGCCTGCCGGCCAGTTACGAGGGGCCGGAGCAGGAGCTGGTCTATTCGTTGCTGAATGACCCGAGGGATGCGGCAGAGGACCTCAAGGAGAGGTTGAACTCCGCGGCAGTGCAGCTGGACACCTATGCGATGGTGCTGTTCGACATCGCGCTGGACCTGATGGACCTCGAGAGCGAGGCACGGGAGTTCCGGGCCCGGGCACAGGCCGGGTATGTCGAGGAGAAGCAATATGCGGTCGGGGGCAACAGCCCGAACCGGACCAAGACTGAGGAAGTCGCCTGGGACGAGCACGGAACCGCCGTCGAGAAGAACAACACTCTGCTGGCGAGGTATGCGGGCTTGATGGAGCGCATCTCCAGCGCGGCTGCCTATTGCGCCAACTCGATCAACGAGCTGCAGATGGGCACGGTCGAGTCCGCGTTCACGCCGGTGACAGCGGACGCGATCATGAACTCTTCGCAGCCGATGCCCTGGGGCAGCCCTGTGGCGGAGGACCGTAACTGCGGAGAGTCCGTCTGGGACGGTACGGGCAACTTCGTCAAGAACTCTGCAGTCGGGGTCTCGTCGATGGCTGGGTTCGACTTCGACGACAGCACGACCTGGGGCCAGACGATGAAGCAGTCGTGGGTCGGTGCGGCGGACTTCGGGTTCTCCTCGTTGGTGGCAATCACCCCGGTGACATACCTCGCCTATGTTCCGGGCATCTCTGGCACCGGGGCGGGGCAGTTCATGCAGGAGCGGCATCGCACCGCGCGGGACGGGGTGGGGTCGATCGTCGGTTGGGACGGTGCCGCGGCTGAGGCCGGCGGCGACGGGTGGCATGCCTGGAAGGAAGACCCCGTCGCGGCGGGGACCGAGACCGTCTTGAACATCGGCACTTTCTTCATCCCCGTCGGCGGGGCTGTCGCCGGTGGAGGCAAGGTCCTGTCGACTGCGGGTCGTGCGGGGCGTCTCGCGAAGGGCGCACGAGGTGGCAAGCACGTGAAGGGGAACGCCGCCGACTTCGTGATGCCCGCTGGCGCGAACATCACCAAGGGATCCACCGGCGTGTTCTCCAAGGGGGTGGAGACCTCTCGCGGCCGCACAGGCGTCCTCGAGGACGTCGAGCTCGAGCCTTCACCTACCCCTTCCAGGCCGGGTGACGGGGCGGAAACTGACCCTGGCGCGGACGCTGGGCCTCCCAGCAGCAGTGCTGATGGTTCACGGGCGGCGGAGCCGCCGCGGGGGAGGGATGAGACCGACCCCGGGGGCACGGGCGACAGCGGAGACTCGGCAGCGCCGGGCCGCTCGGCAGAGACTAGTGCTCCGGAGGGTCGAGTGGATACCGCTTCCGGCGGGGCAGAATCGCATCAAGGCGATGGTCGAGGTCCGGAGAACAGTGTCGATGCGGCGAACCGGGCTGCCGACCCGGGTGAGCAGAGTGCCGCTCCAGCTGGACGGGGTGCATCGAAGCAATGGGCTCCGCCGGCAGTTGAGCATCACGTTGACTTCGAAGGAAAGGTCGGCAGCCGAACGCAGTTCCCTCCGAAGGGCGTGGAGCTGGAGGCCAACACGGCATACGAGGTCGCCGGTCGCGGCACGTACTACACCGACGCTACCGGGAGAGTCACGCACGTCGTCACCGACTACGGCCCGTCGAGTACACCGAACCCAGACCTCAACCACCCGGCCCCCAACACCACCTACGTCGTGAACGACAAGCACGTGTTCGTGACGGATGCGAAGTCGCGAACCGTGGAGGTGCACGCACCGCACCTCGAGCGGGCCGAGGCACCTCGATCGGGGAGCATCCAACAAAGTGTTGGACGCTCTGCCGGGCCAGGCTACGATGGTGGACATTTCATCCAGAACGCGCTGGGTGGCGGTCGCGAGCGAATCAATATAGCCGGGATGCTTGAGGAGTTGAACAGGTCCGGCTCAAGGACTTATCGGCCTGTCGCTCAAAACTATTACCAAATAGAAGCGAGGCTTCGTAGCGCGATTGATGGCGGTAGCGAGGTCGGGGAGTCTGTGTATCTCAAGTACGGGGAGTCCGATACTCCTAGCCGAATTACGATCCAGTACACCATTGACGGAGAAGCGAAACGAAGGGTTTTCCAAAATGTCCGACACTGA
- a CDS encoding glycoside hydrolase family 130 protein, producing MTTTSLFGDARFPLGPFTPHDNNPILRPKGDSWESSNLYNPAALVVDDQVVLLYRAHAEDIISHVGIAFSDDGYHFEREDAPILSPEHDYERFGCEDPRIAYIEGTYYLTYTGWDRRSAQLCLATSPDLRTWTKHGPLFEDFDTFKTMDPRGFNWSKAGVIVPQQIDGKWWMYFGEGGIYWATSDDLIHWTPGTTDEEPMYSPTPGTWDEALVEIGTSPVLTDNGLLLMLTNGATRRYLEDGTREVDYRCGQIVIDPANPTAVLARLQEPWLRPQTFEDRHGLVSNVTFVEGLVKFRGKWFAYYGQSDTTLAVAVADPAERYGTDLRADG from the coding sequence ATGACCACCACCAGCCTCTTCGGCGACGCCCGCTTCCCGCTGGGCCCTTTCACCCCCCACGACAACAACCCGATCCTGCGGCCCAAGGGCGACTCCTGGGAGTCCTCGAATCTCTACAATCCGGCGGCGCTGGTCGTCGATGATCAGGTGGTGCTGCTGTACCGAGCCCACGCGGAGGACATCATCTCGCACGTCGGCATAGCGTTCAGCGACGACGGGTACCACTTCGAGCGGGAGGACGCGCCGATCCTCTCGCCCGAGCACGACTACGAGCGCTTCGGCTGCGAGGACCCGCGCATCGCGTACATCGAGGGCACCTACTACCTCACCTACACGGGCTGGGACCGACGCTCCGCGCAGCTGTGCCTGGCGACCTCCCCGGATCTGCGCACCTGGACCAAGCACGGCCCGCTCTTCGAGGACTTCGACACCTTCAAGACCATGGATCCGCGGGGCTTCAACTGGTCCAAGGCCGGCGTGATCGTCCCCCAGCAGATCGACGGGAAGTGGTGGATGTATTTCGGAGAGGGCGGGATCTATTGGGCGACCAGCGACGACCTCATCCACTGGACCCCCGGCACGACCGACGAGGAACCGATGTACTCCCCCACCCCGGGCACCTGGGACGAGGCGCTCGTGGAGATCGGCACCTCTCCGGTGCTGACCGACAACGGGCTCCTGCTGATGCTCACCAACGGCGCCACCCGGCGCTACCTGGAGGACGGCACGCGGGAGGTGGACTACCGCTGCGGGCAGATCGTCATCGACCCCGCGAACCCGACGGCGGTCCTCGCCCGTCTCCAGGAGCCCTGGCTGCGGCCGCAGACCTTCGAGGACAGGCACGGGCTGGTCTCGAACGTGACCTTCGTGGAGGGGCTCGTGAAGTTCCGCGGGAAGTGGTTCGCCTACTACGGCCAGTCCGACACCACGCTCGCCGTCGCGGTTGCCGATCCGGCCGAGAGGTACGGGACCGATCTGCGCGCCGACGGCTGA
- a CDS encoding class I SAM-dependent DNA methyltransferase: MSSKPLVLSDIRSRAGAFVAEWRDAEGYERGEAQEFVRGLLGVFGVSGRTAAVYEKRAQRSTTGRRGYIDALISGTALVEMKSAGEDLIAAEAQALDYMESLTENERPDHVITSDFRRFRLLDLTAEPGEQSVIEFDLDQLPSRVEGLMFLAGYRRTKFGSTEQENASIKAAQLMAGLYEHLEKTGYDDHQASIFLIRTLFCLYADDSGLWERDLFSRYIEERTSEDGSDLGAQLATLYQALNKPEDKRYGRDDDLLMAFPYVNGSVFGEAVDIPYFDRDSRQLLLQAAYFNWSSISPAIFGSLFQAVKDKKARRGLGEHYTTETNILKLIRPLFLDELEERFVKARAKKRDLEKLLEHLGSLTFADMACGCGNFLIIAYRELRALELRIHERLQELDPRRTQLSLDAESRVHVKLTQFYGMEIEEWPATIARTAMFLVEHQANQDVNLTLGYAVPMLPLQDSARIVVGNALRTDWTDVLTPDAGTFIMGNPPFLGHATRTNEQAQELRDVWQRKDIGRLDYVTGWYRKALDFFGEIPGRFAFVSTNSIAQGEPVPALFGPIFEAGWRIRFAHRTFAWTSEAPGAAAVHCVIIGFDREAKPKPRLFAYASPKGEASEIAAHTVNGYLVDGPNVLVEQRRAPLSPGLPDATFGNMPRDGGHLIIEAEEYGEVVADPIAAKYVRQYVGARELVRRQQRWCLWLADLDPADVRKSPVLRERIEAVREFRNASSASSTRGMAATPHLFGQRSQPDVRFICIPSVVSEHRLFMTCAYFEPDVIASNAAFKAGDPDGLLFGIISSSMFMAWQRAVGGRLKSDIRFSNTLTWNTLPLPAPEPPLRQKIIAAGEEVLEVRALHPERSLAEHYDPLAMDTALLKAHRSLDVAVDKAFGAKRTCKSEWERQRILFERYAEMTQ, encoded by the coding sequence ATGAGCTCCAAGCCCCTCGTGCTGTCCGACATCCGCTCGCGCGCCGGCGCCTTCGTCGCGGAGTGGCGGGACGCCGAGGGGTACGAGCGCGGTGAGGCGCAGGAGTTCGTGCGCGGCCTCCTGGGGGTGTTCGGGGTCAGCGGACGCACCGCTGCGGTCTACGAGAAGAGGGCGCAGCGCTCCACGACGGGGCGCCGCGGCTACATCGACGCGCTGATCTCCGGGACGGCGTTGGTCGAGATGAAGTCTGCCGGCGAAGACCTCATTGCTGCCGAAGCGCAGGCGCTGGACTACATGGAGTCGCTCACCGAGAACGAACGCCCCGATCACGTCATCACCAGCGACTTCCGCCGCTTCCGGCTGCTCGACCTCACCGCCGAACCCGGCGAGCAGTCCGTGATCGAGTTCGACCTCGACCAGCTGCCCTCCCGCGTCGAGGGCCTGATGTTCCTGGCCGGCTACCGGCGTACCAAGTTCGGCTCCACCGAGCAAGAGAACGCCTCGATCAAAGCCGCCCAGCTCATGGCCGGCCTGTACGAGCACCTCGAGAAGACCGGGTATGACGACCACCAGGCATCGATCTTCCTGATCCGCACCCTGTTCTGCCTGTACGCCGACGACTCCGGCCTGTGGGAACGCGACCTGTTCTCCCGCTACATCGAGGAGCGCACCAGCGAGGACGGCTCCGACCTCGGCGCGCAGCTGGCCACGCTGTACCAGGCGCTGAACAAGCCCGAGGACAAGCGCTACGGCCGCGACGACGACCTGCTGATGGCGTTCCCGTACGTCAACGGCTCCGTGTTCGGCGAGGCGGTGGACATCCCCTACTTCGACCGCGACTCCCGCCAGCTGCTGCTGCAGGCCGCCTACTTCAACTGGTCCAGCATCTCCCCCGCGATCTTCGGGTCCCTGTTCCAGGCGGTGAAGGACAAGAAGGCCAGGCGCGGCCTCGGCGAGCACTACACGACCGAGACCAACATCCTGAAGCTCATCCGTCCCCTGTTCCTCGACGAGCTCGAGGAGCGGTTCGTCAAGGCGCGCGCGAAGAAGCGCGACCTCGAGAAGCTGCTCGAGCACCTGGGGTCGCTGACGTTCGCGGACATGGCTTGCGGCTGCGGGAACTTCCTGATCATCGCCTACCGCGAGCTGCGCGCCCTGGAGCTACGGATCCATGAGCGCCTCCAGGAGCTCGACCCGCGCCGCACCCAGCTGTCGCTGGACGCGGAGTCGCGCGTGCATGTGAAGCTGACGCAGTTCTACGGCATGGAGATCGAGGAGTGGCCCGCTACGATCGCGCGGACGGCGATGTTCCTGGTCGAGCATCAGGCCAACCAGGACGTGAACCTCACCCTCGGCTACGCGGTCCCGATGCTGCCCCTACAGGATTCCGCTCGCATTGTGGTCGGCAACGCCCTGCGCACCGACTGGACCGACGTGCTCACCCCTGATGCCGGCACCTTCATCATGGGCAATCCGCCGTTCCTCGGGCACGCCACCCGCACCAACGAGCAGGCGCAGGAGCTGCGCGACGTGTGGCAGCGCAAGGACATCGGCCGGCTCGACTACGTCACCGGCTGGTACCGCAAGGCACTCGACTTCTTCGGCGAGATCCCAGGTCGATTCGCGTTCGTCTCGACCAACTCCATCGCTCAGGGCGAGCCCGTGCCGGCGCTGTTCGGCCCGATCTTCGAGGCGGGATGGCGCATCCGCTTCGCCCACCGCACCTTCGCCTGGACCAGCGAAGCACCTGGCGCCGCGGCCGTGCATTGCGTGATCATCGGTTTTGATCGGGAGGCGAAGCCGAAGCCCCGCCTGTTTGCTTATGCGAGTCCCAAGGGCGAGGCGTCCGAGATCGCCGCCCACACCGTCAACGGGTACCTCGTCGATGGCCCGAATGTTCTTGTCGAACAGCGCAGGGCTCCGCTGTCGCCAGGACTGCCAGATGCGACCTTCGGAAACATGCCGCGCGACGGAGGGCACCTCATCATCGAGGCCGAGGAATACGGTGAGGTCGTCGCCGATCCGATTGCCGCGAAGTACGTGCGACAGTATGTCGGTGCGCGGGAGCTCGTCCGCCGGCAGCAGCGTTGGTGCTTGTGGCTGGCCGATCTCGATCCCGCAGACGTACGGAAGTCCCCCGTGCTGAGGGAGCGCATCGAGGCGGTACGGGAGTTCCGCAACGCCAGCTCAGCCTCCTCCACGCGAGGGATGGCTGCGACCCCGCATCTCTTCGGGCAGCGCTCTCAGCCGGACGTGCGCTTCATCTGCATCCCCAGCGTCGTGAGTGAGCACCGCCTTTTCATGACGTGTGCCTATTTCGAGCCCGATGTGATTGCCAGCAACGCGGCATTCAAAGCCGGCGACCCCGACGGGTTGCTGTTCGGCATCATCTCCTCGTCTATGTTCATGGCCTGGCAACGAGCTGTCGGCGGTCGTCTGAAGTCAGACATCCGATTCTCGAACACGTTGACCTGGAATACGCTCCCCCTCCCGGCGCCGGAGCCGCCACTACGGCAGAAGATTATCGCCGCTGGCGAGGAAGTTCTGGAGGTACGGGCTCTCCATCCGGAGCGGTCGCTCGCAGAGCACTACGATCCGCTGGCGATGGACACTGCGCTGCTGAAGGCCCACCGGAGCCTGGACGTCGCGGTGGACAAGGCATTCGGTGCTAAGCGCACGTGCAAGTCGGAGTGGGAGCGCCAGCGGATCCTGTTCGAACGCTACGCGGAGATGACCCAGTGA